The Bradyrhizobium sp. B097 genome contains the following window.
TAGCCGAGCGCGACGTCCTCGACGAAATCGCAGGCGCCGCCGCGGTCGAGCATGCGCTGCACTGTGGCGCGCGCGATCTCGCGGACGCGGCCTTCGAACTTGCCGAGATTGGCCGGCATGAACCAGCCCTGCGTCAGCGCGCGGTATTTCGGATGGTCGGGCGCATCCATCTGCACCAGAGAGCGCACCAGATTGGGCCCGCCGGTGATCTTGCGCACCCGCTCCTCGAGCGCCTGCGTCGTCAGCGTGGTCGGGCGGTCGGCATTGTGGAACAGATCGTTCTGCCGGCTGATCGCCTGGATATGGGCGTGCTTGGTCACCACCCAGAACGGATCGAAGCGGTCGGGCCGCGCGATCCCGAGCGGGTTGTTGGCGCGCAGCCAGCGATAGCTGTCGTGGATGCGGTCGTCGGCATAGGCGACGGGATCGACGAGGGTTTCCGCGATGTTGGCGGGGATATCGAGATCCCCGTTCGTTGTCGTGTCCATGATCGTCCTCAGCTGCCCAAGCACCGGTCGCGCCGATGATCGCCGAAATCTAGGCGGAGGTAAGGAGGACGACTTGCGTTGAGAGGCTGATCCAGCGCCGTCAGCCGTCATTGCGAGCGAAGCGAAGCAATCCATCGCGCCACAAGCGGAAGCATGGATTGCTCGGTCGCTATCGCTCCTCGCAATGACGACGCGGTGAAAGGCTCAATAATGCCCGAACGCCACCGGGCGGAACGCCTGCAGCAATTGCTGGTCGAGCTTGCCGCCCATCTCCTCCATCATGGAGAACGCCTTGGCGTGGGTGAATTGCAGCCGGTAGGCGCGCTTCTCGACCAAGGCGGCATAGACATCGACGATCGTGGTGACGCGGACGATGTCGCTGATCTGGTTGCCGCTGAGGCCGTTCGGATAGCCGGTGCCGTCGAGGAATTCGTGATGATGCAGGATCACGTCGAGCATTTCCGGCGGGAAGCCGCCCTGCGCCGACAGCGCCTCGTAGCCGCGGCGCGGATGTTCGCGCATCTCGGCCATTTCCTCGACCGTGAAAGCGCCGGGCTTGTCGAGCAGCGCGACCGGAACAAACGCCTTGCCGACATCATGCAGCAGCGCGGCACGGGCGAGCCGGCGCTGGTCGTCGTCGCGCATGCCGAGATGCTGCGCGAACGCCACCGCAAAGCCGGTCACGAACAGACAGTGGCGATAGGTCTCCTGGTGATGGCAGCCGACCGTGGTCAGCCATTCACGCAGCGAGTTGTGCTTGATCGCCTTGAGGATCTTGTTTTCGGCGGCAACGATGTCCTCGAACCTGAGCGGCTCGCCGGCGCGCATCCGCTCGAACATCTTGACCATGACGCCGTGCGCGGCTTCGACGCCGCGATTGAGCGCCTTGCCGCGGTCGGTTTCGTCATAGCCGCTGTTGTCGGGAAACGCGGCGCGGATCCGCTGCAGGATGCCGCGCGCATCGAACGGCCGCGAGATCGTGTCGGTGGCGCCGAGCGCCCACGCCTGCATCGAGGCGTGATGCAACGCATCCGCCAGCACGAACAGCCGCGGCATCTCGCGATAGGCGTCGGCCTGCAGCTTGGCGCGAACCATTTGCACGGCTTCGGGCGAGCGCAGATTGATGTCGACCACGATGCCGGAGAGATCGCGGGCCGGCTGCTCGGGAATATCCGAGGTCGGAACGGTATCGACCTCGCCCACCGAGCGCAGGATGCTGGCGAGTTCGTGGCTCTGATCGCTTCGATCTGACGCCAGCAGCAGGCGGCGCTTCGAAGTCTGGTTATTGGCCAAGGCAGTCATGACATCCCCGTCGCGGTAACGACCGACAGTGGACGCTATCTGACGATGCGTTCCCTCCGGCTTAATGGGGATGCTGAACGGCGGTTAAGCGCAATGGATACAATTTGAGGAACCGCCAAATCCGCCAGCAGAATCAGGCCCGCCGAAAATGCATGGGGGCGGCTGCAGCGCCGGCGAGTCGTGAATTTTTGCAGCGTCAAAGGCGTCGACGCCGCCACCATCCGGCGGACGCTTGGGGCAAAGAAAAACGCCGGAGAGCGGTCAAGCTCTCCGGCGTCTTCATTGGTTCAGGCCGTTACGCCTTCATCGCAGCCTTGACGGCCTCCGCGGTGATCGGGAGGCCGCGGACGCGGGCACCGACCGCGTTGAAGACGGCATTACCGATCGCCGGCGCCACCACCGTCACGGCGGGCTCGCCGACGCCGGTCGCCTTCTCGCCATTGGCGATGACGTTGACCGCGACTTCCGGCAGCTGGCTCATCCGAAGCGGCGTGTAGGTGTCGAAATTGGTCTGCTCGATGCCGCCGTCCTTCAACGTCGCCTTCTCGAACAGCGCCAGTGACATGCCCCACAGCGCCGCGCCCTCGACCTGGGCCCGGATGCCGTCGGGATTCACCTGCGTACCAACGTCGGTCGCAACCGTCAGCTTCTTCACCGTCACCTCGCCCGAGGGGGCGACGGCGACGTGGGCGACGCAGGCGGTCCAGCTCGCCGTGGCGCGCTCCTGCGACGACACGCAGGCAACGCCCATGCCTTCGCCCTTGGGCAGCTTCTTGGTGCCGTAGCCGGCGAGACCCATCGCCGCGAGCAAGGTGTTACGGAGACGCTGCGCGCCGCCGTCGTTCTTGCCCTTGCCGTCGAGCAGCTCGACGCGAAGCAGGGCCGGATCCTTGCCGGTCGCATGCGCGATCTCGTCGACCATGCTTTCGACCGCCCAGAACGTCCAGCCCGGCGCCACCGAACGGAGCTGACCCGACGGGGTGGCGTTGTGCGCCATCTCGTTCTTGATCGCCCGCACATAGTGGTTGGGGACGGTGTAGAAGAAGTCCGAACCGTTCACCGTGAAAGCATCGAGCGGTCCCTTCTTGTCGACCGAAGGCGACAGGAAATCGGGGATGCCCCAACGCTGGGTCGGCCAGGCCGAGACGACATCGTGGCTCAATGCGACGAGCTTGCCGTCGCCGTCCACGCCAGCCTTTACTTTTTGGTAGGTCAGCGGACGCGAGAAATCCATCGTCATGTCGTTTTCGCGCGTGTAGATGACCTTGACCGGCTTGCCGACGGCCTTGGCCGCCTGCACCGCGGGCACCATCATGTCGGCGTCGAGACGCCGGCCGAAGCCGCCGCCCAGCCACATCTGATGCATCACCACGAACTTCGGATCGATCCCGGCGGCGCCGGCGGCGATCGCACCGGAGCGCGTCGCGAACTGGTTGCCGGAATAGATGTGCAGGATGTCGCCCTTGAACTCCGCGGTGGCGTTCATCGGCTCCATCGGCGCGTGGATGTTGATGTTGGTGGTGTATTCCGCCTCGAGCACCTTGGCCGCCGTGCCGAAGGCTGCGTTCGGATCGCCATCCTTGACGAAGAACTCGCCGGAATCGCTGAGCCCCTGAAGCCGCTTGGCCTCGGCGAACAGCGATTCGCTCGACAGTTTGGCGTTCGGGCCGCCATCATAGCTGATCTTCAGCGCTTCGGCCGCCTTCTTCGCCTGTGCATAGGTGTTGGCAACCGCGACGACCCAGCCGGTCGTGGTTGTGGTCTTGTCGTCCAGGGTGACGGCCCTGATGAAGCCCGGTACCTTCTTGGCCGCGCTATCGTCCACCGACTTCACGGTGGCGCCGTACCGGACCGGCGGGGTGACCAGCGCGCCGTAGACCATGCCCGGCAGCATCACGTCGATGCCGTACTTGGCCGTGCCGTTGACCTTCAACGGAATGTCGAGCTGCGGCACCGAGACGCCGATCATGGTGTACTGGTCGGCGGACTTCAGCTTGATCGCCTTCAGATCATCCGCCGTGAAGGTCTTGGTCGCCTTGCCGCTCTTGACCACCTCGGCAAACGACATCGACTTCTTCGACTTCGGATGGCTGATCGTCGACGCACGCACCACCAGCTCGCTGGCCGGCACGCCCATCGAGGCCGCCGCCGCCTCGGTCAATGCGATGCGGCCGGCA
Protein-coding sequences here:
- a CDS encoding molybdopterin cofactor-binding domain-containing protein, with protein sequence MNKHVKNLAPETTDLSRRSFLVGTAATGLVLGYAASGIDEALAAPAPANFEPSVWYSIAPDGLVTVTCGKADMGQHVASTMAQIVAEELGANWKDMRVQLASNDPKFNDPVLGAQITGGSWSTMMNFDAMSRAGAAGRIALTEAAAASMGVPASELVVRASTISHPKSKKSMSFAEVVKSGKATKTFTADDLKAIKLKSADQYTMIGVSVPQLDIPLKVNGTAKYGIDVMLPGMVYGALVTPPVRYGATVKSVDDSAAKKVPGFIRAVTLDDKTTTTTGWVVAVANTYAQAKKAAEALKISYDGGPNAKLSSESLFAEAKRLQGLSDSGEFFVKDGDPNAAFGTAAKVLEAEYTTNINIHAPMEPMNATAEFKGDILHIYSGNQFATRSGAIAAGAAGIDPKFVVMHQMWLGGGFGRRLDADMMVPAVQAAKAVGKPVKVIYTRENDMTMDFSRPLTYQKVKAGVDGDGKLVALSHDVVSAWPTQRWGIPDFLSPSVDKKGPLDAFTVNGSDFFYTVPNHYVRAIKNEMAHNATPSGQLRSVAPGWTFWAVESMVDEIAHATGKDPALLRVELLDGKGKNDGGAQRLRNTLLAAMGLAGYGTKKLPKGEGMGVACVSSQERATASWTACVAHVAVAPSGEVTVKKLTVATDVGTQVNPDGIRAQVEGAALWGMSLALFEKATLKDGGIEQTNFDTYTPLRMSQLPEVAVNVIANGEKATGVGEPAVTVVAPAIGNAVFNAVGARVRGLPITAEAVKAAMKA
- a CDS encoding HD domain-containing phosphohydrolase, with translation MTALANNQTSKRRLLLASDRSDQSHELASILRSVGEVDTVPTSDIPEQPARDLSGIVVDINLRSPEAVQMVRAKLQADAYREMPRLFVLADALHHASMQAWALGATDTISRPFDARGILQRIRAAFPDNSGYDETDRGKALNRGVEAAHGVMVKMFERMRAGEPLRFEDIVAAENKILKAIKHNSLREWLTTVGCHHQETYRHCLFVTGFAVAFAQHLGMRDDDQRRLARAALLHDVGKAFVPVALLDKPGAFTVEEMAEMREHPRRGYEALSAQGGFPPEMLDVILHHHEFLDGTGYPNGLSGNQISDIVRVTTIVDVYAALVEKRAYRLQFTHAKAFSMMEEMGGKLDQQLLQAFRPVAFGHY